DNA sequence from the Trichormus variabilis 0441 genome:
CAACATGAGTGGATGCTTGCGGGACTGCCTGAATATATTGTCACAGACCGAGCCAAGGAATTTAGATCGGGGCATTTGCGACGAATTGCAATGGATTTGAATATTCAACTACGGTTACGTGCTTATCCACAGCAAGGAGGTCTGATTGAAAGCCTGTTTGATAAAGCAAATAAAGAAGTTTTGTCAATGCTACCTGGCTATAAAGGCTCCAATGTCCAAAAAAGACCATTAGATGCCGAAAAATATGCCTGTATAACCTACGAAGAATTTGAGAAAATATTAACTCGATATTTTGTTGACCACTACAATCAACATCTCTATCCTAGAGTCAAAAATCAGACACGAATTCAACGGTGGTGGGCAGGGTTAATTGGCAAACAACCTAAGCTATTAGAAGAACGCGAGTTAGATATATGCTTAATGAAGACAGTACCGCGCTGTGTGCAAGCGTATGGCTGTGTACAGTTTGAGTGTCTAATCTATAGTGCCACTTGGCTACAAAAGTTTGAGGGACAGCAAGTTACTCTCAGATACAATCCCAGCAATATTGTTACTCTCCTGGTTTATAGCGTGGAGAAGAACAATCAAGCGTCTGTTTTTCTAGGTACGGTAAAAGCCAGAGATTTAGATGAAGAACGTCTGTCCTTGAAGGAGTGGAAGGCAATAAAGCAAAAGGTTCGTTCTTGTGGTAAAACTATTGACCAGTCGTCAATTTTATCAGAGCGACTAGCTTTAAATGAGTTTGCTCAAGAGAAAATTAGGACTCTTAAACAACGACGAGCATCAGAACAAAAACGCATTAACCGCAAATCGGTTCAAAGCAAAGTCATTGAATTATTTCCTGAAGAAAACGAGACTACTGTTGTTTTAGAAAAGGAAACAGACGCTCCTGAGCTATCTCAACAATCAGCAATAAATTTGGTCAGTGAGCCTAAACAACAATGCGCTAAATCGAGTCAAAGCATTGCTTATGACTGGAACCAAATTATTGAAGAGAATTGGTAGCTTTTATGACGCAATCATCACCAAATTATCAACAATTTATAGAAGAACAAGAGCCTCAAACTTCTCCCGAAGCGCTATCAAAACATTCACCAGAAGTAGAATCTTTGATTGAGCGTCTAAGAAAAAGCGATACCTATTACCTTTTCATTCGAGACCGACAACTTTTCAATTGGTTAGATTTCCAACGTGAGTCTAGAGCTAATGGTTATGTTGTTGCAGTTAGTTGTGCAGATTTAAGAAAAGCTTGTCAATTTTATCGCTTGAGATATGTACGCAAACGTGGAACCTTACACACAATTCCTATGCCTGTTGTTTATGCACAAGTTCAGCAACCGGGTACGCCAACAGATTTATTTCTAGCAATTTTGTCAGAACTGAGTAATCCTTTTACGGGCGTATGTCAATTAAAACTCTTAAGAAATCGTACTTGGATGACACTTAGTTACTACAACGTTAGTGTGCTAATCATTGGGAATGCACATTACCTCACCTATCAATCTTTTAACGAGCTTGTTGAAATTACTCGCCATTTAAAAATTTCCGTAGTTCCTGTTGGTTCGCTTTATCTACATGAAATTCTCACTCGTCAAAGTAAGAAATATACAGATGTAGCCAATACATTCTTAGATTGGCATGAATTTAGCTCATTTCAAAAACAAGAAACAGCAGAAGTCATATCAAGTTGGGAGTCTCAAGTTCTAGATGGCTGGAAGCAACCATTAAATCTTACAAGTGATAGTGGCATTGTAAACATTCTTTATGAAAGGTCAGGGGGACAGGCTGAAACTTTATATGAAATGCTACGAAAAATTGCAATTTTCTCCCTAGAAAAGCCTGACTTAGCTCTAAATATTTCATCTTTAAAGTCCATTCTGTTCACTCGTAGTAAACCTGTTAACAGAATATCCACTTAGCTACTAAACTCAAACAGATAACCATTGTTAATGGAGTATCCTAGTTGAAAAGTCCCATTCGTCTCTAGCACAAGTTTGAGTTCCCCCACTTTCATAAAGGTAAGTCTTTTTAGATTTTTTAATCACCCGTTATTTTTAATATCGCTACATCTAAAATATCAACATCACTTTTTGGATAAGTAAAAAATTCAATATTCTGAAATAGCTTTTTCTTGGGTAAAGTTCCGTGCCGTTGTTTAAAAGCATCATTAGCATACAATTCGATATGTATGAGTTGATTATCAGTTATTTCTCTTCCTAAATATTTAGCTCGCTCTTTGACTAACCAATACTCTTTATTTTGAGTATTCATTTGTCGTTTTTGACTTTTTTGCTGATTACTAGCTATATGTTTATCCAGGTAAGAGGGCAAATGTTGTTCTAGGTACTTATCTACCTGTTGTTTAATCAGATGTTCCCAATCTATTTTTCCTGGATCTTTTATATTCCTTGAACTCTTAACTACTTCGTTTAAGGGATTATTTACATACTGGGAGATAAAATTAATTAGTACGGCAGTGGCTGTTGTACTGTTATCTCGACACTGGCGGGTGAACTTTTCCCAAAGTTCTACATCGCAGTTGAATGAAGCTAGTTTTTTATTACGTCCAGTGTTGCTCATATTTACGTCAAGTCTAGGTACAGTTAGAGCCGCTAAACCAGGCTCTAACAATGTTTTATCGTTATAGGTAATACCTATACGTTACCTAGATAACAATTCTCAAGTCACGCCCGCCAATTATGCCCTTTGGAATGCCCAAACTACTGTTTCCGTACCTGTTAGAGCATGATTTTACTATTGTGGGTGAAAAGTGACACTAATTCTTTAAAACTGGAATTTACCGAACTAGAGCTTGGCTCTCATTCCAAAGGACTCAAAAAATCGAGTGCCTGGACACTAATTCTTTAAAACTGACAAATAATTCTTTAATGTACACCAGGCGTTTATTTTCATTACCAGCAATTGCATCAAGGTCATCTAGAGAACCATCTAGGTATAGCTCAATAAAACGGGTGAGCGTCGCTGTTGCTGTCGTGCCTTTCGAGTTGCAACGGGCGATAAACTGCTCCCACATCTTTTGGTCACAGTTGAAAGATGCTAGCTTCTTTGTTCTCCCTGTATTGCTCATATCTAGGTAATGTCTAGGTAATATCTAGGTAAACTTGTCCGTGATCAGGACAACTGAGCGTGTTTCCATCTTGATAACTACCTTGACACTATCATGATGAGCGTATGAGTGCGATGGCCGAACCGCCCGGCAGAAGCGATACCTTCTCTACGAGAGACTACGCCTACGCCTACGCTTTTTACCGATGTTTGCTTTTTTTACGCAGTGCGTGAGAAGTCCCAACACGCCCAACATGGTGAATGTACTTTGCAGTTGTCGCTGGGGAAGCGTGGCCCAAATCTGCTTGTAAGTCAAAATCAGAAGCTCCATTTTTTTTAGCCAGTGTTGCGTGAGTGTGGCGGAGAAAGTGGGCGCTGAACTTAATTCCCGCACAAGTAGAAATTTCCTCCATCATCAGTCGCAACCCGCGATCGCTTAAAGGTTTACCCCTATCCCGCCGACTGGGACTAGGAAACACCGGCCGATCATTGCTGGCATCCCCACGATAATCCAGTAACACTGCACTAGTTTCCGGATCGAGACTAATGGTTCTAGTTTTATTTCGTTTCCCCGTCACAGTTAACAACAGACAGTCCCCATCCTCCCGAAACTGCCGCCAAAATAACCCCGGCGTAATTACGCGCTTACCATAATCAGAAGTTTGCCGCGCAATTTCTCCTGCCCTCACCCCACTGTAAAACATGAGAGTAAACAGCAACCAGTGCATCTTATTAGTGTTGTGTTGCAAGTCTACTGCCATCGCCGCTTTTTCCAACTTAGCAATCTCGCGTTCCGACAAAATGCGCTCTGCGAGCTTATCGTCCCACTGGATGCTTAAGTCCTTGCCCAAGTCGATAGCAAAATAACCAATAGAAGCTCTAGTACCCCATTCCCACAAACTTTTAATCGCCGCCGTGTATTTAGCCGCAGTATTTTTACTAATTCCATAAGTATTTTTCTTTCCGCGTACTGGCTTTTCATCTTTGAGCCAAGCCAGATAAGCGTGTAGATGGAATAACGTTACCATCCTCAAATCAGATATCCCAAACCGCGACTGCATATAATCGACAAGCTCATAACCAATTTGCCGATATGCCCGTCGCGTTTGGTCGCTTTTGATAGTGACAGAATGCACCCATAGCTCAATTAGCTGTTGTGTGGAATTAATTTTCTGGCGGTTGGGGAAATAATAATCCACAAGCGCGACACGAGCTTCATCAAGTGGTAGAGTCACAACCTCCACAGCAAGTGATTCCACGCTTTTGACGGGTAAATTTTCCATAATAAAATTCCCCAACCCCCACTGATAATTATGATGCCGAGAACTGTAATTCCCGGTATCTTTATGATAATTCTTTCCCAAGCACCACAAAATTACTCATTGAAAATAATCTATATCGTATATCCGCGGATATCCCGTATGCGATGATGGTAGTGAGAAGAGTAGGGGAAGTAGAGGTAGATAGGGAGGTAGGGAGAGTAAGTAAATATTAGAACTCGAAGCAAATGGTTAAAGAACTGGTTAGAAATCACTTCTCCACAACAAAAGCGCGAGGGACTGGTGGAATATCCGCAGATAAATATAAAACTTCTGTCTGAAGAAGACCGGGAGTTGGTGAAGCAGGCCAAGCAGCGTGCTGAGGAGTTGCGCCTCACTTTTAAGGAGTTTGTGCTGAATTGTATTAAACAAGCACTTGTGGAAGAGAGTCCGGATGATGCAGATAGTGCAACTGCTGCCGAAATTGAAGCTTTGAAAGCTCAAATCGCCGCCCTGGAAGAGAAGGTGAATATTCCTTCTGCGACCAAAACGGAAGTACATACCCTCCAGGAGCGGTTAAATCAATTGCGGGTGGGAATTTCAAATGAAATTAAGAAGGATAGGGAGCAACTTGCATCTTTAACGCTGGCGATCTCCCGACTTGAAAGCCAAATTGAACAGCTAATACCTTCCTTAAATCTTCAAGTGGATGGCGAAGGTAATGCCGACAGTGATAGCGACTGGATTTTTGGGGAAGACTCAAGCAGGTTGGGAGGAGAAGATGTTGGGGGTTTTTGAAATTCGCTATAAAACAATTGTCTTGACCCAAAATAAGCCCTAATGAATTGAGACGCGCTAGTTTTAGTTGTGGATTTTCCCGTGATTGTTTTTTCCCACTCAGCCACAGATTCCAGAAACACTTTAGCACCCAACTATGTTTCAACTGACCAATCTTCGGCTAAAGCTTGTTCTGGATTGAGGATGTCAAACACAAAATGTCCACCTGGTTTTAAAACTTGTTAGACCTCAAGGATCGCAGCAGCCCAATATTCAAGTACAAAATAGCAACTAAATCCAGT
Encoded proteins:
- a CDS encoding Mu transposase C-terminal domain-containing protein, whose translation is MLEKKVSQGEQNNLFEVTPIGMELTAPTQQDHKILIEQIEDAQMKREILLKMDAIEDIQTNSDNGKQERIRQWAQKLGKHPRTITRMLSKADIEGLAAIIKTKRADAGKRRGKKQWQPSVEYWVNFIEKTYRDGNKNSRRMNRNQVYNQVKGHAELELGLKESEYPSHVFVYQVLAPLVEKKKVRHPGQGSRIVIKTTAGELVVERSNQVWQIDHTRLDTLLVDENLELAGSLYITVVIDSYSGCAMGFYLGFEAAGSHEVALALRHAILAKQYPPDYQIQHEWMLAGLPEYIVTDRAKEFRSGHLRRIAMDLNIQLRLRAYPQQGGLIESLFDKANKEVLSMLPGYKGSNVQKRPLDAEKYACITYEEFEKILTRYFVDHYNQHLYPRVKNQTRIQRWWAGLIGKQPKLLEERELDICLMKTVPRCVQAYGCVQFECLIYSATWLQKFEGQQVTLRYNPSNIVTLLVYSVEKNNQASVFLGTVKARDLDEERLSLKEWKAIKQKVRSCGKTIDQSSILSERLALNEFAQEKIRTLKQRRASEQKRINRKSVQSKVIELFPEENETTVVLEKETDAPELSQQSAINLVSEPKQQCAKSSQSIAYDWNQIIEENW
- a CDS encoding ATP-binding protein → MTQSSPNYQQFIEEQEPQTSPEALSKHSPEVESLIERLRKSDTYYLFIRDRQLFNWLDFQRESRANGYVVAVSCADLRKACQFYRLRYVRKRGTLHTIPMPVVYAQVQQPGTPTDLFLAILSELSNPFTGVCQLKLLRNRTWMTLSYYNVSVLIIGNAHYLTYQSFNELVEITRHLKISVVPVGSLYLHEILTRQSKKYTDVANTFLDWHEFSSFQKQETAEVISSWESQVLDGWKQPLNLTSDSGIVNILYERSGGQAETLYEMLRKIAIFSLEKPDLALNISSLKSILFTRSKPVNRIST
- a CDS encoding tyrosine-type recombinase/integrase encodes the protein MENLPVKSVESLAVEVVTLPLDEARVALVDYYFPNRQKINSTQQLIELWVHSVTIKSDQTRRAYRQIGYELVDYMQSRFGISDLRMVTLFHLHAYLAWLKDEKPVRGKKNTYGISKNTAAKYTAAIKSLWEWGTRASIGYFAIDLGKDLSIQWDDKLAERILSEREIAKLEKAAMAVDLQHNTNKMHWLLFTLMFYSGVRAGEIARQTSDYGKRVITPGLFWRQFREDGDCLLLTVTGKRNKTRTISLDPETSAVLLDYRGDASNDRPVFPSPSRRDRGKPLSDRGLRLMMEEISTCAGIKFSAHFLRHTHATLAKKNGASDFDLQADLGHASPATTAKYIHHVGRVGTSHALRKKSKHR